A single Musa acuminata AAA Group cultivar baxijiao chromosome BXJ2-1, Cavendish_Baxijiao_AAA, whole genome shotgun sequence DNA region contains:
- the LOC135598233 gene encoding cell division cycle 20.2, cofactor of APC complex-like, translating into MAVANHHPRQHQLLHKISNHTSTVRALDWCPTRSNLLASGGGRNDHCIKFWNAVNGVCLNSIDTGSEVCALLWDKNKSELLTSHGFPNNQLTLWNYISMTRKAELFGHSFRVLYLAGNPLGGVVASAAEDKTLKFWNVFETPKPPKPKANTVPFAQFNVIR; encoded by the coding sequence ATGGCTGTTGCAAATCACCATCCGCGCCAACATCAATTGCTTCACAAGATCAGCAACCACACTTCCACTGTGAGGGCCCTTGATTGGTGCCCTACCAGGAGCAATCtgctggcttctggtggaggACGCAATGATCATTGCATTAAGTTTTGGAATGCTGTTAATGGTGTTTGCTTGAACTCGATTGATACCGGCTCTGAAGTTTGTGCGTTGTTGTGGGACAAGAACAAATCTGAGTTGCTGACCTCCCATGGGTTTCCAAACAATCAACTCACCCTGTGGAATTACATATCCATGACGAGAAAAGCTGAGCTTTTTGGTCATTCATTTCGTGTTCTTTACTTGGCTGGGAACCCATTGGGaggtgtagtagcttctgcagCAGAAGATAAGACACTCAAGTTCTGGAATGTCTTTGAGACTCCCAAACCACCAAAACCTAAAGCAAACACTGTGCCCTTTGCCCAATTTAATGTCATAAGATGA